A section of the Phaseolus vulgaris cultivar G19833 chromosome 8, P. vulgaris v2.0, whole genome shotgun sequence genome encodes:
- the LOC137825662 gene encoding uncharacterized protein translates to MEAVPDQDTSVCTHCDRAVPVANIDLHYAHCSRKLEKCKICGDMVPRKNEEDHYLNTHAPVSCSLCSEAMERDILDIHKGENCPQRIVTCEFCEFPLPAIDLAEHQEVCGNRTELCHLCNKYVRLRERFSHEARCTGIIQDSSVGSSRNVREAEGEQGARRRPQNDFSTKRLIFTIAITGIAVILGSFFLQRKVEPSDVH, encoded by the exons ATGGAAGCTGTTCCGGATCAAGACACCAGTGTATGCACTCACTG TGATCGGGCTGTCCCTGTTGCAAATATTGACTTGCATTATGCTCATTGCTCTCGGAAACTTGAAAAATGCAAAATTTGTGGTGATATGGTTCCTAGAAAAAACGAGGAGGATCATTATTTAAACACCCATGCACCG GTTTCTTGTTCATTATGCAGTGAGGCAATGGAGCGTGATATTTTAGATATCCATAAAGGTGAAAATTGCCCTCAAAGGATTGTCACTTGTGAGTTCTGTGAGTTTCCATTGCCAGCAATTGATCTGGCTGAGCATCAG GAAGTATGTGGGAATCGAACAGAACTTTGTCACCTTTGTAACAAATATGTTAGACTTCGTGAAAGATTCAGCCATGAAGCTCGGTGCACTGGCATCATCCAGGATAGTTCTGTGGGCTCTTCAAG GAATGTGAGGGAAGCTGAGGGAGAGCAAGGTGCTAGAAGAAGGCCACAGAATGACTTTTCAACTAAACGCCTTATTTTCACTATAGCCATCACTGGTATTGCTGTCATACTGGGATCTTTTTTTCTACAGAGGAAGGTAGAGCCCAGTGATGTGCATTAG